The following are from one region of the Gloeomargarita lithophora Alchichica-D10 genome:
- a CDS encoding transglutaminase family protein, whose amino-acid sequence MSVIYDLEHQTTYRYRRAVTFGQHQGIFLPSVSAYGRVLGYTIATNLPCQVRWKMDTLSNNVALLDFSEPGDELRVTFRLRGEHFGIPAIGDFPLLTRAEEVPVQYTPDEWIDLVVFMRPHAEDQDGHLAAWAKEFVAGDQDMTLDVLQRMMDAIGQFTYQARETEGTQAPEDTLRLRSGTCRDYAWLMIEALRRLGLACRFVTGYLYDPALDQGGTGMVGSGTTHAWLQVYLPGAGWRAYDPTNRITAGTDLIRVGIGRHPGQVLPLSGSWFGESGDYLGMDVRVSLKKVLEIPEPA is encoded by the coding sequence ATGTCGGTTATTTATGATTTAGAGCATCAAACCACCTATCGCTATCGGCGGGCGGTGACCTTTGGGCAACACCAGGGGATTTTTTTGCCCAGTGTGAGTGCCTACGGGCGGGTGTTGGGCTACACCATTGCCACCAACCTGCCCTGTCAGGTGCGCTGGAAAATGGACACCCTTTCCAATAATGTGGCGTTGTTGGACTTTAGCGAACCGGGAGATGAATTGCGGGTGACGTTTCGCCTGCGGGGGGAGCATTTTGGCATTCCGGCGATTGGGGATTTTCCTTTGCTGACGCGGGCCGAGGAGGTGCCGGTGCAATATACCCCGGATGAATGGATTGATTTGGTAGTATTCATGCGCCCCCATGCGGAGGATCAGGATGGGCATCTGGCCGCTTGGGCAAAGGAGTTTGTCGCCGGGGATCAGGACATGACCTTGGATGTGCTGCAACGGATGATGGATGCGATTGGGCAGTTTACCTACCAAGCCCGCGAGACGGAGGGCACCCAAGCCCCAGAGGATACCCTGCGCCTGCGCTCCGGCACCTGTCGGGATTATGCCTGGTTGATGATTGAGGCTTTGCGCCGGTTGGGGTTGGCCTGTCGGTTTGTGACGGGGTACCTCTACGACCCGGCTCTGGATCAGGGGGGAACGGGGATGGTGGGCAGTGGGACGACCCATGCCTGGTTGCAGGTGTATTTACCAGGGGCGGGCTGGCGAGCCTACGACCCCACCAATCGGATTACGGCGGGGACGGATTTGATCCGGGTGGGAATTGGTCGCCATCCGGGGCAGGTATTGCCCCTCTCCGGTTCCTGGTTTGGGGAGAGCGGGGATTACCTGGGAATGGACGTGCGGGTGAGTCTGAAAAAGGTGCTAGAAATTCCCGAACCGGCTTAG
- the gatB gene encoding Asp-tRNA(Asn)/Glu-tRNA(Gln) amidotransferase subunit GatB, whose product MRLACALGIKNRMTATIATRYETVIGLEIHCQLGTATKIFCGCSTAFGAPPNTQVCPVCLGHPGVLPVLNEQVLAAAVQTGLALNCTIAPYSKFDRKQYFYPDLPKNYQISQYDLPIASDGWVEIELADDQGNFYRKRVTIQRLHMEEDAGKLVHAGAQRLSGSDYSLVDFNRAGVPLCEIVSGPDLRSGAEAAEYAQELRRIVRYLGVCDGNMQEGSLRCDVNISVRPVGETRFGTKVEIKNMNSFNAIQRAIDYETKRQITALESGEPLVQETRLWDEASQRTVSMRVKEGASDYRYFPEPDLPPLHLTPHQIDHWRTQLPELPRAKRQRYQSDLGLSAYDSRVLTDERAMAEYFEATVTCGADPKLASNWISGDLTAWLKTQKQEITDLKCPPAQLAELIGLIQTGTISGKIAKELLPELLTNGGSPRSLVAARGLTQVSDPAILGAQIDQVLANHPQELSQYRGGKTKLFGFFVGKVMQQTGGRADPQRTNELLKQKLAP is encoded by the coding sequence ATGAGATTGGCCTGCGCCCTGGGGATTAAAAACCGGATGACCGCCACCATCGCCACCCGCTACGAAACCGTCATTGGCCTGGAAATTCACTGCCAACTGGGCACCGCCACCAAAATTTTCTGCGGGTGTAGCACGGCCTTCGGTGCCCCCCCCAACACCCAGGTGTGCCCCGTCTGTTTGGGTCATCCCGGCGTATTGCCCGTTTTGAACGAACAGGTATTAGCTGCGGCGGTACAAACGGGTTTGGCCCTAAATTGCACCATTGCCCCCTACAGCAAATTTGACCGCAAACAGTATTTTTATCCTGATTTGCCCAAAAATTACCAAATTTCCCAGTACGATTTGCCCATCGCCAGCGACGGTTGGGTGGAGATTGAACTGGCCGATGACCAGGGAAATTTTTATCGCAAACGGGTGACCATCCAACGCCTGCACATGGAAGAAGATGCGGGCAAACTCGTCCACGCCGGGGCGCAACGGCTCTCCGGGTCGGACTATTCCCTGGTGGATTTCAACCGGGCGGGGGTACCCCTGTGCGAAATTGTCAGCGGCCCCGATTTGCGCTCCGGTGCCGAAGCCGCCGAATACGCCCAAGAACTGCGCCGGATTGTCCGCTACCTGGGGGTATGTGATGGCAATATGCAGGAAGGGTCATTACGTTGTGATGTGAATATCTCCGTGCGCCCGGTGGGGGAAACCCGCTTTGGCACGAAAGTAGAAATTAAAAATATGAACTCATTCAATGCCATCCAACGGGCGATTGACTACGAAACCAAACGGCAAATCACTGCCCTAGAGAGTGGGGAACCACTGGTGCAGGAAACCCGGCTCTGGGACGAAGCCAGCCAGCGCACGGTGAGTATGCGGGTCAAGGAAGGCGCCAGCGATTATCGCTATTTCCCGGAACCGGATTTGCCGCCCCTGCACCTCACCCCCCACCAGATAGACCATTGGCGTACCCAACTGCCGGAATTGCCCCGTGCCAAACGCCAGCGTTACCAGAGCGACTTGGGTTTATCCGCCTACGATAGCCGCGTATTGACCGATGAACGGGCGATGGCCGAGTATTTTGAAGCCACCGTTACCTGCGGAGCCGACCCTAAACTGGCGAGCAACTGGATTAGCGGCGACCTGACCGCCTGGTTAAAAACCCAAAAACAAGAAATTACCGACTTGAAATGCCCTCCGGCGCAACTTGCCGAACTGATCGGCCTGATCCAAACGGGCACCATCAGCGGCAAAATTGCCAAGGAACTCCTCCCCGAATTGCTCACCAACGGCGGTTCCCCCCGGTCATTAGTAGCGGCCAGGGGATTAACCCAGGTGTCCGACCCGGCCATTTTGGGGGCACAGATAGACCAGGTATTGGCGAACCATCCCCAGGAACTCAGCCAGTACCGGGGCGGCAAAACCAAGCTATTTGGTTTTTTTGTCGGCAAAGTGATGCAACAAACCGGCGGGCGAGCCGACCCCCAACGCACCAACGAATTGCTGAAACAAAAATTGGCACCGTGA
- a CDS encoding FHA domain-containing protein, whose translation MSDTPQERHLLVLHDDEGSRAIALEAATYSLGRDPSNAVVLNSKTVSRRHAILLRLPNPETKGYRYRLMDGDSKGNRSANGTRVNHKDWSTGELKNGDVISFGDVEARYSITIMTEEEFKKHTETIDFRSIKSEMLNTDETQMF comes from the coding sequence ATGAGCGATACTCCCCAAGAACGTCACCTACTGGTACTCCACGACGATGAAGGTTCGCGAGCCATCGCCCTGGAAGCGGCCACCTATTCCTTGGGACGCGACCCCAGTAATGCCGTTGTGCTAAATTCTAAAACCGTTTCCCGCCGCCATGCGATTTTGTTGCGTTTGCCCAACCCGGAAACCAAGGGCTATCGCTACCGACTGATGGACGGCGACAGCAAGGGCAATCGCAGTGCCAATGGCACCCGGGTCAATCACAAGGACTGGTCAACGGGTGAGTTAAAAAATGGGGATGTGATCAGCTTTGGGGATGTGGAAGCCCGCTATTCGATTACCATTATGACGGAAGAAGAATTTAAGAAACACACGGAAACCATTGATTTTCGGAGCATCAAATCCGAAATGTTAAACACCGATGAAACCCAAATGTTCTAG